The Oceanotoga teriensis genome contains the following window.
ACATCCCCAATAGTTTTTTCATTTAATCCAACTTCTAAAAATCCTGCCGCAGTATCTTTTACATAATTCAAATCTCTTGTTGGATTCAAATTTCCCAATTTAATTTGTTTCTTACCAGCAAGTATTTGACTTATAATTGTAGGAATAATAGCTCTTGCTGATTGTCTTGGTCCATATGTATTAAAAGGTCTTACTATGGTAACTGGAGTTCCAAAAGACCTATAATATGAAAGGGCAAGATGATCAGCTGAAGCTTTACTTGCAGCATAAGGAGATTGCGGATTATATGGATGTTTTTCATCTATCGGTACATATTGTGCTGTACCATATATTTCACTTGTAGATGTTTGTACAACTCTCTTAATACCTATTTTTCTTGCAGCTTCGAGAACATTATAAGTACCTTCAACATTTGTTTTTATATAAGCCATAGGAGAAAGATAAGAATAAGGTATTGCTATGAGTGCTCCAAGATGAAAAACAGCTTCTACATCTTTTACAGCATCATAAACACTATCAAAATCTCTTAAATCTCCAGTATAAACTTCAATATCTTTCTTATATTTAGAATTTTCAAGCCAACCCCAATTATTATCAGAATTATATCTAACAAAACCTTTAACATCATATCCTTTTTCAACTAATTGCTCTGTTAAATGCGAACCTATAAAACCTTCTGACCCAGTTACTAATACTTTCATCTATTTATTCCTCCAATAATTTATTATATACTTCTATCCAACTTTTTATATTATTTTCCCAACTTGATCTTTCATGTATAATTTTTTTATTTATTTTAGACTTTTCTTTTAATTCATCAAAATTATTAATGATATATTGAATTTTTTCTGATAAAGTCCCTTTTTTTAACTTATCAATTGTCTCATAATATGCTCCATCTTCTAATAATTCACTATATGGAAGCCAAGAACCATTGATTACTATATTACCAGCATAGAGACTTTCCTGCATAGAAGCCGACATTGCATCAGTATCTTGAATATTTATCATTATATCATTAGCTTTTCTTAATTTAGCAATTTCTT
Protein-coding sequences here:
- a CDS encoding NAD-dependent 4,6-dehydratase LegB — encoded protein: MKVLVTGSEGFIGSHLTEQLVEKGYDVKGFVRYNSDNNWGWLENSKYKKDIEVYTGDLRDFDSVYDAVKDVEAVFHLGALIAIPYSYLSPMAYIKTNVEGTYNVLEAARKIGIKRVVQTSTSEIYGTAQYVPIDEKHPYNPQSPYAASKASADHLALSYYRSFGTPVTIVRPFNTYGPRQSARAIIPTIISQILAGKKQIKLGNLNPTRDLNYVKDTAAGFLEVGLNEKTIGDVYNLGTGKEISIGNLAEKIIKLTGKKVEIITDSQRLRPEKSEVERLLSNSDKSRNLTGWVPRYTLEEGLLETIEWIKNNLHYFKTDIYNV